The following proteins come from a genomic window of Thermodesulfobacteriota bacterium:
- the secG gene encoding preprotein translocase subunit SecG, which translates to MYTFIVILHVVVSIAMILVILLQTGKGSDIGAVFGGGSSQTLFGSSGPTSFLGKLTAGAAILFMITSLFLAYFSGGGQTRSLMKGSAPASAVPAPAPQAPAAPPAPAAPPAK; encoded by the coding sequence ATGTACACGTTCATCGTCATCCTGCACGTGGTCGTATCGATCGCCATGATCCTCGTCATCCTCCTCCAGACCGGGAAAGGCTCCGACATCGGCGCGGTCTTCGGCGGCGGATCCTCCCAGACGCTCTTCGGCTCCTCCGGGCCCACCAGCTTCCTCGGCAAGCTGACGGCGGGGGCGGCGATCCTGTTCATGATCACGTCGCTGTTCCTGGCCTACTTCTCCGGCGGCGGGCAAACCCGGAGTCTCATGAAGGGCAGCGCCCCCGCGTCGGCCGTTCCCGCCCCGGCGCCGCAGGCGCCGGCCGCACCGCCGGCCCCGGCCGCGCCTCCCGCGAAGTAA
- a CDS encoding LEA type 2 family protein yields the protein MRSNSALSGSAGCARTSEIRIVKRLALLLLLPALLLSASSCKPLVRSVFKNPKVRLVSIGLAGNPFQSREPLEAILHLSVTNPNSYALVVSQVSYTATLGTQRLASGEKKEETRIEASGETIVEVPVLLSVEAFPAALQEFLGARAVPYSFNGSVGVTAPVVGLVHIPFSKEGTIDPKDLLRKKGIGFN from the coding sequence ATGCGATCGAACAGCGCGCTCTCCGGCAGCGCCGGGTGCGCCCGCACGTCGGAGATCCGGATCGTCAAGCGGCTGGCCCTCCTCCTGCTCCTCCCGGCGCTCCTGCTCTCCGCGTCCTCCTGCAAGCCGCTGGTCCGGAGCGTCTTCAAGAACCCGAAGGTGAGGCTGGTCTCCATCGGCCTCGCCGGGAACCCCTTCCAGTCCCGGGAACCGCTGGAGGCGATCCTTCACCTGTCGGTGACCAATCCCAATTCCTACGCGCTGGTCGTGTCCCAGGTCTCCTACACTGCGACCCTCGGGACGCAGCGCCTCGCAAGCGGGGAGAAGAAAGAGGAGACCCGCATCGAGGCGTCCGGCGAAACGATCGTGGAGGTCCCCGTGCTCCTGTCCGTCGAGGCGTTCCCGGCCGCGCTCCAGGAGTTCCTCGGAGCCCGCGCGGTCCCCTACTCTTTCAACGGCTCCGTGGGGGTGACGGCCCCCGTCGTCGGGCTCGTCCACATCCCCTTCTCCAAGGAGGGGACGATCGACCCGAAGGACCTCCTCCGAAAGAAGGGGATCGGGTTCAACTGA
- the tpiA gene encoding triose-phosphate isomerase, with protein MRVPVITGNWKMYKTAGEAAAFVRAFLPLVSDARGVEIVLAPPYPSIGTVAELVRGSGVSVASQNVHFEDEGAYTGEVSPRMLKEAGATHCIIGHSERRQYYSETDGSANRKVRAALAAGLTPIFCLGETLEQRESGKTFEVVETQLIEGLKDVPAAEGPKVVVAYEPVWAIGTGRTATPEQAQEVHAFLRSRLKGAWGAAADSVRILYGGSVKPDNIDTLMSKEDIDGALVGGASLKADSFARIVKFK; from the coding sequence ATGCGCGTCCCGGTCATCACGGGCAACTGGAAGATGTACAAGACCGCGGGGGAAGCCGCGGCGTTCGTGAGGGCGTTCCTTCCGCTGGTGTCCGACGCCCGGGGGGTCGAGATCGTCCTCGCGCCGCCGTACCCGTCGATCGGGACCGTCGCGGAGCTGGTCCGGGGCAGCGGCGTCTCCGTGGCTTCGCAGAACGTCCATTTCGAGGACGAGGGCGCCTACACCGGGGAGGTCTCCCCGCGGATGCTGAAGGAGGCCGGGGCGACCCACTGCATCATCGGGCACTCCGAGCGCCGGCAGTACTACTCCGAGACCGACGGGTCGGCGAACCGGAAGGTCCGCGCGGCGCTCGCCGCCGGGCTGACCCCGATCTTCTGCCTGGGGGAGACGCTGGAGCAGCGCGAGTCCGGGAAGACCTTCGAAGTGGTCGAAACGCAGCTCATCGAGGGGCTGAAGGACGTCCCGGCGGCCGAAGGGCCGAAGGTCGTCGTGGCCTACGAGCCGGTCTGGGCCATCGGGACCGGCAGGACGGCGACGCCGGAGCAGGCGCAGGAGGTCCATGCCTTCCTGCGCTCGCGCCTTAAAGGGGCATGGGGCGCCGCGGCGGACTCCGTCCGCATCCTGTACGGCGGCTCCGTGAAGCCGGACAACATCGACACGCTGATGTCGAAGGAAGATATCGACGGCGCCCTGGTGGGCGGCGCAAGCCTCAAGGCGGATTCGTTCGCCCGGATCGTGAAGTTCAAATAA
- the gap gene encoding type I glyceraldehyde-3-phosphate dehydrogenase, with translation MAVKVGINGFGRIGRNFFRAAYKDPALEVVAVNDITDAKTLAHLLQYDSVHGRFEESVSAKENAIVVAGKEIQVLAVKDPAELPWGKLGVEIVIESTGKYTDREGCEKHLKAGAKRVIVSAPAKGEDATIVMGVNEKTFDPAKHRILSNASCTTNCLAPVAKVLLDNFGIERGLMTTIHAYTNDQKILDLPHKDLRRARAAGMSMIPTTTGAAKAVSLVIPELKGKLDGMAIRVPTPNVSVVDLTAELTKTVTAEEVNAAMKKAAEGPLKGILQYVDAPLVSIDFNHDPCSSAFDSLSTKVIAGKMVKVLAWYDNEWGYSSRLVDLAKYVSGAR, from the coding sequence ATGGCCGTGAAAGTGGGCATCAACGGATTCGGACGGATCGGACGGAACTTCTTCCGCGCAGCATACAAGGACCCCGCTCTGGAGGTCGTCGCCGTCAACGACATCACCGACGCGAAGACGCTGGCGCACCTCCTCCAGTACGACTCCGTCCACGGACGGTTCGAAGAGTCCGTCTCGGCGAAGGAAAACGCCATCGTGGTGGCCGGGAAGGAGATCCAGGTCCTTGCGGTCAAGGATCCCGCGGAGCTTCCCTGGGGCAAGCTGGGCGTCGAGATCGTCATCGAGTCCACCGGCAAGTACACCGACCGCGAGGGGTGCGAGAAGCACCTGAAGGCGGGCGCGAAGCGCGTCATCGTCTCCGCGCCGGCCAAGGGCGAGGACGCCACCATCGTCATGGGGGTGAACGAGAAGACGTTCGACCCGGCGAAGCACCGGATCCTCTCCAACGCCTCCTGCACCACGAACTGCCTCGCGCCGGTGGCCAAGGTGCTCCTCGACAACTTCGGCATCGAACGGGGGCTGATGACCACGATCCACGCCTACACCAACGACCAGAAGATCCTCGACCTGCCGCACAAGGACCTCCGCAGGGCCCGCGCCGCCGGGATGTCGATGATCCCCACGACCACCGGGGCCGCAAAGGCCGTCTCCCTGGTCATCCCCGAGCTGAAGGGGAAGCTCGACGGGATGGCGATCCGCGTCCCGACCCCGAACGTCTCGGTCGTCGACCTGACGGCGGAGCTTACGAAGACCGTCACGGCCGAGGAGGTCAACGCGGCGATGAAGAAGGCCGCCGAGGGGCCGCTGAAGGGGATCCTGCAGTACGTGGACGCTCCGCTGGTCTCCATCGACTTCAACCACGACCCGTGCTCGTCCGCGTTCGACTCCCTGTCGACGAAGGTCATCGCCGGCAAGATGGTGAAGGTCCTGGCCTGGTACGACAACGAGTGGGGCTATTCCAGCCGCCTCGTCGACCTGGCCAAATACGTGTCCGGGGCCCGCTGA
- a CDS encoding cold shock domain-containing protein, with product MAQGTVKWFNDAKGYGFIAQEGGPDVFVHFSAIKMDGFRSLKEGERVEFEITEGPKGPQAANVTKA from the coding sequence GTGGCACAAGGAACGGTGAAGTGGTTCAACGACGCGAAGGGGTACGGTTTCATCGCACAGGAAGGCGGGCCGGACGTGTTCGTGCATTTCAGCGCGATCAAGATGGACGGCTTCCGCTCCCTGAAGGAAGGCGAGCGCGTCGAGTTCGAAATCACGGAAGGCCCCAAGGGACCCCAGGCCGCCAACGTCACCAAGGCGTAA